The DNA sequence ATCAGCCTCATCCGCGAACCGGGCGAGCCCTTGAGGTTCATGAACGGTCAGCACCGCGCGGAGGCGATGCGCCAACAAGGCGCAGTCGAGACGATCGTCGAAGAACTGCGGCCGGTCGACGCCCGACCACTGCCGGGGGAGCTTCAGACAATCAGTGAGTGCTGAAGCCGCTTGGCTGATGCGGCATGGCGCCCTCTGGCCCAGCGAAGGCGTGCCGTTCACCTTCTTCACCCTGCCCCCACGAGCACGGCACCGTTTCCTCGGTCGGGATGGCTGTCCGACCCGGTCCTATGCGGGCCATATCGAGTGACAGCAAACCCGTCGACGCTGGCGAACAGTGTGGTGGTCAGGTGATACTGTGCTGGATAGCTATCTGTGGTCGAGGGGGATGTGGTGACAGATCGGCTGGCCGTTGACGCGGCGGGGCTCGATAAGGCTGCGGTCGGCAGTGCGGAGATCGCGCAAGGACTTGCCACCGACTCCGGTGGTAACGCAGGAGGGAGCCAGCCAAGCCATGCTGGTGTGGCGGCGCTGGACCGCGCGCTGGCCGCGCTGCGGGTTGGCCAATCCCGACGGGTCGCGGGCCAGGGCAGTGATCTGCGGACCGCGGCGACGGTGTACACCCACAGCGACGAGGCCGCCGCCGAGAACGTGACGAGGACTATATGAGCGCGGTGACAACACCAGTAGGTGCGCTACTGACGCGCTCACAGATCGAAACCTGGGACAGGACCCACCTTGAGCACGCGGCAGCGCGATGGCGAATATCAGCCAGTGAATCTGAGGAACTGTTCGAACAGCACCGCCGCAACATCGCCGCGCCCGGTGGCACCGACTGGGAAGGCACCGCCAAAGACGCCGCACTCGACCGGGTCACACAGGACACCAACGTCGTACGCGCGGCCGGTGACACCGTGCGCGCCGCTGCCGACCTAGCGCAGGCCGGCGCCGACGATCTGCGGGCGGCCCAGCGGGCTGCGCTGGAAGCGATCGCCGAAGCCGAAGCCGACGGGTTTCGGGTCGGCGACGACTTGAGCGTGACCGATACTCGGCGCCTCGATTTGTCGACCATCGCCGCCCGCCACACTGCCGCCGCCGAGCACACCGAGAACATCCGGTGGAACACTGAACAACTCGTAGCCACCGACACCCTAATCGGCCGGCGGATCACCGCCAAAGCCACCGAACTCGACGGAATCACCTTCGTCGAGGAGAACGGTGGCCACGACGGCACCGTCCAGCTCGTCGACAGCGAAACCCGCGATCGGGACGCCCGCCATCCCGACGGACGCGAACGCGATCCCGACGGCGAGTACGGGCGGCGGGTGCGCGACGATGGCTTGTTCCGGCGACCCGAAGGCGGAGACAGCGGCGGCGCTGACTGGCTCGACAGCGACTGGGCGGGACGGGCCATCCTCGATCGCTACCTGGTTGGCGGTGGCCGTGACTGGACCATCCAGGACAACCCCGAATGGTCGCAGTACATGATGGACCACAACGGGCTGGCCCGAGAACTCGACGGCCAGGTACGTGGCCAGGCGCAACAGTCACTCAACGAGTACTTGGCCGGCCACGGGGCGCAGCGTGACTACTCTGCGCAGTTCGCGGCGACAACGCAGAACGGCGAATCCATCACCGGATACCAGTACCTCAACGGCACCAACGATGACGCGGGCGGCTTCAGAATCAACGGGACAACCCACGTGGAACCGCTATCCGCCGGCACGTACAAGGTGACGGTCGACGGCGGCTATCAGTGGAACGACATCATCGATGCCAACGCTCAGTATGCGACGGACACGTTCAAAGACCGAATCGCCGAGATCATCACCCTCGGTCAGGCGCACCCTTACCAGATTCACATCGGCTGGCACAGTCAAACCGAGTTTGTCCTCGACCAAAGCGGAGCTTTGGTCACCGCGAAAGGCTACCCGTACCAATGACATTCCGAATCGTCACCACTGTGACGCTGGTACTCGCCGTAGCTGCGGCCGTTGTGGGCTGCGGCCTCTTCGGTCGCGACAGCGAGACCGATGAGCGCGCCGTGCGCCCCGGCGAACCGAAACCCTCGCCATCAGGGCTCTATACCGCCTACGCCGAGGACGGCGCTCCTCAGAACACCGTGAAAACGTTGGTCGATGTCATCCGCGACAAAGACGGCAACGAGGTCTACCGCGACGATGCCGCCTACAGCACCCGCCACGGCGTGCTGTTCACCTGGCTATCGACAGAACCTAATCAGCTGTGGATCCTGTCCAGCGACGTAGGAACCTTCCACGTCGCGCCCGACAACGACGGCACCTGGACAAAACAGCACGCAACCAACGTTCCCCCGGAGATCAAAGATCTACGTGGATACTGATCCCGAACGGGGGCGCACACCACCATCTCGCGCAGGCTGTCTATCGGCTAGGCACGCTGGCCGCCGCGTGCTTGCCTCGTGCGTCTGAGAACGGTCTCGGCGGATCACGTTCCGGCGTGAAGATGCCCAGCAACGCACCGTTCGCTGTGACCACGTCGCGACTGCTCGGGCAGACGGGGTCGTCCCCATTGCTAGTCCCGCCGCTGGCCGGGCAGACCCCTCGGTCGGCACACGGTTACCCGAGCGATGACGTCGTATCTGCCCCCGACGTTCGTCGGCCCCGACGCTCAACTGGTGGGCATCGGAACACCGACCTCATCAGGCATTTCGATGCATACGAACGGTCAACAGCGGGTAACCTCCCCGACATACTGTGATCTACAGTGGTGAACATCGCGATGCACGGGCAGTTTTCATTGTCGCCAAAGTCGTGTAGGTTGTAGTTAACAGACCCCGCCAGGGCTAGAGCGCAAGCTTCCCCAACCAGGCGGGGCTTTTTATTGGCTAGTATCCCCGGAATGGCCAAACCCGCACTGCCGATTGACAAGCAGATCGAGCTGCTGGTCCAACGAGGACTGCCCATCCCGCTGCCACCGGACGACGATTACGAGCAGCGCAAGGCCGAGTACCACGCAGCGGTACGCCTGCTGATCGACAACAACTACTACCGACTCTCGGGTTACTGGAGATACTTCCAGGTCCGGCCCGGACACGGGGACAACCGGTTCACCGCCGGCGGCACCGTGGCACAGATCACTGCGACCTACACTTTCGACCACGAACTTCGCTGCATCCTGATGGAGGGACTGTCGATCCTGGAAGTGACCTTCCGTTCGCGCTTTGCCTACTACATCGCAATGCATATGCCGGTGGATAGCTATCTGGAACCGGCGTCCTACATCGACAGGCGAGACCGCTACGGCAACGTTCTTCGCGATTTGCTGATCGCCGACATCCACGACGAACTCACCCGCTCAAAAGAGAAATTCGTGGCGCATCACACCGCAAAGAACGAGACGCCGCCGGTATGGGCAGCGGTGGAGGTGTTCAGCTTCGGAACACTGTCGAAGATGTATGGACTGCTCGATCAGCACACCGTGCGCACCGCCGTGTGCAAAACCTTCGGGTTTCCCCACTCCGGATTTACCGCATCACTCATGAGATCGATGGTCGTCCTGCGCAACATCTGCGCTCACCACTCACGTGTATGGCATCGCGTTCCCGACGTCCCGCCACCAGTACTCAACAAATTCAAGCACGTCGAGCCGCAGCTATATCAGACAGCCTCACCATGGGCATGGCTGGTGATGCTCGCCGACCTCGTCGACACCATCCGCAGGGACAAAACGTACTCGTCAAAGTTGTGGGCACACATCGACTCTCGGCCCGATCTCCGCGACGGGTACCAATATCCACGACACACCTGAAACGTTCGGCAAGCGGAGGGTTCCCAGTGGAGTGTTTCTGGGGCGCAAGCAAAGCCGCACGAGAAGCGCGTCGATACGTGTCAATCGTCGCCGACCTGGCCAGCCGCTCGCTCGGTGGGCGCGTCCCCGGGCGAACTGGCGATCGACCGACGCTGGCTCAAATCCGAGAAGCCAACGGCACGCCGAACGACATCTAGATGCGCCACGCTGGCTGGACGCGATTGATGTCGAGGCTGCGCGAGCCGGGGTTGCCGGGTGCGATGACGGCGTGATCGAGCACTGATTTGATGATGGCTTGTTGGCGGTCGATGTCGAGGTCGTCCCATTGGCCGCGCAGCACCTCGCCGCAGCCAGCCAGATCCACCACCGAGCTAGTGTCGGTAGCGTGCGCGATGTCGCGGCGAGCCTGGGCGATCCGCTCGGTGATGGGGTCGCGGGCGGCAATCCATTCCCGCGCAGACACCGCGCCGGCGGCATACAGTCCGGCAAGCTCATCCAAGCGGGCCTGGTCGGCTTCCAGCTGGGTCGCCAATGCGGCGACATCAGCATCCACACTGGACTTACCTGCCAATGCCTCCGCGAGCTGCGGGGAGTCCAACCGGGTCAACACAGCATCAGTGAGCAGTTCCTCGACCGGCGACGCCACCACCGTCAGACGGCCGCAGCCGCCGTGATCGGGGCCTTTCAAACACACGTAGCGGCGGACCCGGTTGTCTGGATTGCTGTGGCGTGCTTGGGAAAACAATCGATTCCCGCAGCGCCCGCAGCGCAACATGCCCGACAGAAGGTAGGTGCGTGGGGCGCGGGTTTTGGTCAGTGCCCGGGTCGCCATGCGGGCCAAGATGCGGTCGCGTTCGGCCGGAGTGATGATCGCTGTCCAGGTCGCGGGGCCGATCACCTCGCCGTGGTGCTCGCGCAGGCCAGCGATACGCCCGGAGGTAAGGATTTGGCGTACCGCGGAGGTCTGCCACGACTTCGCGACGGCCGGGGCAATGCCGGCATCGTTGAGCCAGATGGTCAATGACCGGATCGAGGCGCCGGCCAGGTAGCGGTCGACCATCTCGCGAATGACCTTGGCCTCAGCGTCGCGCAGGGTGATCTTGTCGGACTCGTACCCGAATGGGCGTACCGAGCCGTGCGGCAGTCCTTGTTCGGCGTTCTGCAACAGCTTGCGACGCACGCGGGCGGATTTGCGCCCGGATTCTTTGGCAGCAAACGCGGCAAAGATGCGGGCCATGAACAGCCCGTCATCATTACCCAGGTCAATGTCGGCGGTCACGGTAGCGACATCGCGCACGCCCGACGATTCACACAGCGTCACGAATTCTTCCAGTTCGACTGGCCGGCGGTGCAGCCGATCGAGGTTGTACACGATCACCGCATCCCGGGCACCGGATGTCAGGTCGGCCAACATGCGGGCATACTCGCGGCGCGGCTTACCGGAGTAGGCCGAAACGTCGTTGTCGACATATTCATCGCCGATCGGCCAGCCCCGATCGGCGGCGAGCTTGCGGCAATCTTCCAACTGCCGCGCCACCCCGAGCCCGGTGCCCTCCACATCCGCCGAAATTCGGGCATAGATCGCCACTGACCGCACCCCGACGCGCTGACCTGGACTCTTTACCTTCGCCATGAGGGTAGTTTACTAGCACCTAAGCTTGGATGCCTGCGTCGGACCGCCGGCGGCGTACGGAACGGTGTGGTCGATGTCGGTGCGAGCAGCCGGCCGGTCACAGCCCGGGAATCGGCACGTGAGGTCGCGGCACCGGACGTAGTCCGCCAGCTGACGAGACGGGATATAGCCGGGTTCCGGTGCCGCGTCGCCAGGGAGCGTCAGGGGGCGCAACGTCGCCGAGCGAGCCACTTCGGCGATGACCTCGTGCGGAAGCAGACCGTTCGCGCCGACCAGGGATCCCTCGCTGTCCACCTTGCCGTCGATGGTGGCCTGTTCGGCGATGACGTGGACGACCACCGGTCCGGCGGTCAGCCCGCCCGCCGCGCAATCCATACGGTCGCAGCGGCACGCCATCCGATCGGCGCCGGCCACCACGGCCTCGACCGCGTCCGCACGACGCTGGTCGCGGCTACGGGGATCGTGCTCGCATACGGTCGCCGCCAGTGCGTTGAGACGCTGGTCGAGGGCATGGGCAGCGGTGGTGAACAGGGATCCGCCGATGTCGGAGAGACCGTCGAGGCGGTCCGAGACCCAGATCTCACGCCGCTCGGCGGCTTCTTTGCGTCGGCGCACCGCATCGGGGTCCAAGCGGGCGACGATGCGATCGACGCGCGCGGAGAGCTGGCGCTTGCTCAGCGTGGTCCAGCGGGATGCCGCCGCGGCGATCTGAGCGTCGACAGCGGCCAGCGCTGCGGGATCCACGACGAGACTGGTGCGCGTGACGATGGTCTGGAACATGAAGTAATCGATGTTGCCGGCGACGAACACCGAACCGACGTGCGGCAGACGGTCCTGCATCACCACCGCGTGCCGGAGATGGCTCCTGGCCAGCGGCGTGCTGATGGTCAACGCGGCGGCGACCTCGGCGCTGACGGCGTCGACGGTGTCACAGGCGGCGTAGGCGGCATCGCCGACCTCGCGTAGGCGAAGCCGATAGAGATCGCCGACCGCCACCAGCATTCGAGCGGTCGCCTGGTTGGCCGTCCGCGCCGAGCCGACGATGCGGTCAACGAGCGACCGTGCCGCCGTCTGCGATTCCTCGAACATACGTTCGATGATAGAGGGAGGGTACGACAAGATGCTGCGGCAAGAGTGTCGCCGCTCCGCGATCTACTTGCGGCGATGCCACCACCGGCGGCGCGACGGCTCCTCGGTCGAGGTCGTGATGATCTGATAAGCCGACGCATCGGTCAAGGCGTCGTCACCGGGCTCGGCCGGCTCTTCGCCGGTGTCTGAGCCGGGCACGTCTGAGCTGGACGCGGCCGCGGCTTCCAGGGGCTCGTCGTCGACGAAGTCGCCCGCGACGTCCGCTTCGGCGATTTCTTCGGCGACGGCCTCAGCTTCGTCTGCTCTCTCCACCGCCGCCTCGAGGTCCGCGCCCTCCGGCTGCTTTTCCTCCGCTGCTTCGGCGGCGACGGCGTCGGCTTCCTCGGCGAGTTCGACCGCCTGGGCATGCGCCTCTTCGGCAGCCTCCTCAACGGCGACCGCATCCTCACCCTCGACGGCCCCCGCGGTCGTCAACGGCTCACGATCAGCCGCACCGTCCGCTGCCGCTTCGTCAGCGACCGCCTCGGCTTCCTCGGCCAGCTCAACCGCCTCGGCATGCGCCTCTTCGGCAGCCTCCTCAACGGCCACTGCACCGTCCCCCTCCACGGCGCCCGCAGTCGTCAACGGCTCGCTCTCAGCCGCCTCACCGGCTTCGGCGAACTCCACCGCCTCAGCGATCTCCTCCGACGACGCCGACTCCACATCAGCAGCCAACTTCTCCGCCTCAGCCACCGCCTCGACGGGATCGTCAGCTGCGGCTTCGTCATGCGCTTCTTCCGCAGCCTTCTCAACGGCCACTGCATCGTCACCCTCGACGGCGCCCGCAGTCGTCAACGGCTCGCTCTCAGCCGCACCGTCCGCTGCCGCTTCGTCAGCGACCGCCTCCGCTTCCTCAGCCAGCTCAACCGCCTCGGCATGCGCCTCTTCGGCAGCCTCCTCAACGGCGACCGCATCCTCACCCTCGACGGCCCCCGCAGTCGTCAACGGCTCGCTCTCAGCCGCCTCACCGGCTTCGGCGAACTCCACCGCCTCAGCGATCTCCTCCGACGACGCCGACTCCACATCAGCAGCCAACTCCTCCGCCTCAGCCACCGCCTCGACGGGATCGTCAGCTGCGGCTTCGTCATGCGCCTCTTCGGCAGCCTCCTCAGCGGCGACCGCATCCTCACCCTCCACGGCGCCCGCAGTCGTCAACGGCTCGCTCTCAGCCGCCTCACCGGCCTCCGCGAACTCCACCGCCTCAGCGATCTCCTCCGACGACGCCGACTCCACATCAGCAGCCAACTCCTCCGCCTCAGCCACCGCCTCGACGGGATCCTCAGCTGCGGCTTCGTCATGCGCCTCTTCGGCAGCCTCCTCATCGGCCACTGCACCGTCACCCTCCACGGCGCCCGCAGTCGTCAACGGCTCGCTCTCAGCCGCACCGTCCGCTGCCGCTTCGGCAGCAACCGCCTCCGCTTCCTCAGCCAGCTCAACCGCCTCGGCATGCGCCTCGTCGGCAGCCTCCTCAGCGGCGACCGCATCCTCACCCTCAACCGCGCCCACAGTCGTCAACGGCTCACGATCAGCCGCCTCCTCGGCCTCGGCCACCGCCTCGGCCTTCTCGCCCGACTGGTCGTCTGGCATGTCCGCGGGCTCCGCGTCTCCAGCGACTTTCGCAGCCACCCCGACTCCCGTGGTCGCGGCGATACCCGTCGCGACCTCTGTCAGCAGCGTCTCGGTTGGGGCGTCCTCACGCCCGCCGGGGTCAGCCTCTTCGGCCGGTTCTTCGCGCAGCGTCGCCGGATCCTCCCGGCCACGCGGGGCCGCCATGATGTACACCACGGCGCCGATGAACACGAACATCGACGTGAACGAGTTGATCCGGATGCCGGCCAGATGCGTCGCCATGTCGGTGCGCAGCAGCTCGATCCAGAACCGACCGAGGCAGTAGCCCGCGACATACAGCGCGAACAACCTGCCGTGCCCCAGCTTGAACCGCCGATCCGCCCAGATCAGCACCGCGAACACCAGCAGGTTCCACAGCAGTTCGTACAGGAACGTGGGGTGGACGACCTCGAGCACGCGGCCGGTCGACACCCCGATCAGGTCATTGCGTTGCCCACTGGCATCGAGTCGTTCGTAGATCTCCAGGCCCCACGGCAGTGTGGTCGGACCGCCGTAGAGCTCCTGATTGAAGTAGTTCCCGAGCCGGCCGATCGCCTGCGCCAGGATGATGCCGGGAGCGATCGCGTCGCCGAAGGCGGGCAGCGGAATACCGCGGCGCCGACACGCGATCCACGCCCCCACCCCGCCGAGCGCCACCGCACCCCAGATACCCAGGCCGCCTTCCCAGATGCGGAACGCGGCGACGAGCCCGGCGCCGTCAGGCCCGAAGTAGGTCTGCCAGTCGGTGAGAACGTGATAGAGCCGTCCGCCGATCAGCCCGAACGGCACCGCCCACAACGCGATGTCGTAGATGACGCCCCGCTCGCCACCGCGGGACTCCCAGCGGCGGTCACCCAGTACCAGCGCCACGATGATGCCGACGATGATGCACAACGCGTACGCCCGCAGCGGGAACGGGCCGAGTTGCCAGACGCCCTGCGGCGGACTCGGGAGGTAGGCCAGCGTGGAGGTCACGCCGTCACCCTCTGGCGCACTCCCTCAGCTAGTTCCTCGGTCAGCGCCCGCACCGCGGGCAACCCGTCCTTCAGTGCCGACACGAGCGCCGACCCGACGATCACTCCGTCGGCGTAGGCGCCGATCTCGGCCGCCTGCTCGCGCGACCGCACCCCCAGGCCCACGCCGACCGGGATGTCGGACACCTCTTTCACGCGCGCCACGAGTTCCGGTGCCGCACTCGACACGACGTCGCGGGCGCCGGTGACGCCCATCGTCGATGCGGCGTAGACGAAGCCGCGGGTGGCCTCCACGGTCTTGGCCAGCCGCTCCGGCGTCGACGACGGCGCCACCAGGAAGATGCGGTCGAGATCGTGGGTCTCCGACGCGGCCATCCACTCGTCGGCCTCTTCGGGAATCAGATCCGGCGTGATCAGACCCAACCCGCCGGCGGCGGCGAGGTCACGGGCGAACGCCTCGATCCCCCACCGCAGCACCGGGTTCCAGTACGTCATGACCACGGCACGACCGCCGGCATCGCTGATCGCCTCGACCGCGGCCAGTGAATCCCGGACCCGGACGCCGCCCTGCAGCGCGGCCTCGGTGGCCGCGGCGATGACCGGGCCGTCCATACCGGGATCGGAATAGGGGATGCCGACTTCGATGATGTCGCATCCGGATTCGACGAGCGTCGTCATTGCCGAAATGGATCCCGGCACGTCGGGGAACCCGGTCGGCAGGTATCCGATGAGCGCCGCACGCTGCTCGGCGCGGCACGTGTCGAACAAGCCACCCAACCGACTCATGAACCGCCTTTGTCCATCAGACCGAACCACTGCGCCGCGGTCTCGACATCCTTGTCGCCGCGCCCTGACAGGTTCACCACGATCACCGCACCCGGTCCGAGTTCGCGACCCAGCTCGAGCGCACCGGCCACGGCGTGCGCGGACTCGATGGCCGGGATGATGCCCTCGGTGCGGCACAGCAGCGAGAACGCATCCATGGCTTCGGTGTCGGTGATCGGCCGGTACTCGGCCCGCCCGATGTCCTTGAGCAGCGCGTGCTCCGGCCCCACCCCGGGATAGTCCAGACCCGCCGAGATCGAATGGGATTCGACCGTCTGGCCGTCCTCGTCCTGCAGCAGGTAGGAGAACGAACCCTGGAACGCACCGGGTGAGCCACCCGTGAAAGTCGCTGCGTGCCTGCCGGTCTCGACACCGTCACCGGCCGCCTCGTAGCCGATCAGCCGAACACCGGGGTCGTCGATGAACGCGTGGAACACGCCGATCGCGTTCGAACCGCCACCCACGCAGGCGGTCACTGCGTCCGGAAGCCGGCCGGCCTGCGCCTGGATCTGGGCCCGCGCCTCCAACCCGATGATGCGCTGGAAGTCGCGGACCATCAGCGGGAACGGATGCGGACCCGCCGCCGTGCCGAAGCAGTAGTACGTCTCGTCGGCGTTGGTCACCCAGTCGCGGAAAGCCTCGTTGATGGCGTCCTTGAGGGTCTTCGACCCGGCCTCCACGGAGACAACCTCGGCGCCGAGCAGACGCATGCGCGCCACGTTCAGCGCCTGGCGCGCGGTGTCGACCGCGCCCATGTAGATCACGCAGTCGAGGCCGAGCAGCGCACACGCCGTCGCGGTCGCCACGCCGTGCTGGCCGGCGCCGGTCTCGGCGATCACCCGGGTCTTGCCCATCTGCCGGGCCAGCAACGCCTGCCCGAGCACGTTGTTGATCTTGTGAGAACCCGTGTGGTTGAGGTCTTCCCGCTTGAGGAAGAGCCGGGCGCCGCCGGCATGTTCGCTGAGCCGTGTGGCTTCGTAGAGCGGCGACGGGCGCCCGGTGTAGTGCCGCTGCAGCCGGTCGAGTTCGTCGAGGAAAGTCTGGTCGCCGCGGGCCTTCTCGTAGGCCGAGGTGACCTCCTCGATCACGGCCATCAGCGCCTCGGCGACGAGGCGTCCCCCGTACGGACCGAAGTGGCCGCGGGCGTCCGGGTCGTGGCT is a window from the Mycolicibacterium litorale genome containing:
- a CDS encoding Abi family protein — protein: MAKPALPIDKQIELLVQRGLPIPLPPDDDYEQRKAEYHAAVRLLIDNNYYRLSGYWRYFQVRPGHGDNRFTAGGTVAQITATYTFDHELRCILMEGLSILEVTFRSRFAYYIAMHMPVDSYLEPASYIDRRDRYGNVLRDLLIADIHDELTRSKEKFVAHHTAKNETPPVWAAVEVFSFGTLSKMYGLLDQHTVRTAVCKTFGFPHSGFTASLMRSMVVLRNICAHHSRVWHRVPDVPPPVLNKFKHVEPQLYQTASPWAWLVMLADLVDTIRRDKTYSSKLWAHIDSRPDLRDGYQYPRHT
- a CDS encoding recombinase family protein, giving the protein MAKVKSPGQRVGVRSVAIYARISADVEGTGLGVARQLEDCRKLAADRGWPIGDEYVDNDVSAYSGKPRREYARMLADLTSGARDAVIVYNLDRLHRRPVELEEFVTLCESSGVRDVATVTADIDLGNDDGLFMARIFAAFAAKESGRKSARVRRKLLQNAEQGLPHGSVRPFGYESDKITLRDAEAKVIREMVDRYLAGASIRSLTIWLNDAGIAPAVAKSWQTSAVRQILTSGRIAGLREHHGEVIGPATWTAIITPAERDRILARMATRALTKTRAPRTYLLSGMLRCGRCGNRLFSQARHSNPDNRVRRYVCLKGPDHGGCGRLTVVASPVEELLTDAVLTRLDSPQLAEALAGKSSVDADVAALATQLEADQARLDELAGLYAAGAVSAREWIAARDPITERIAQARRDIAHATDTSSVVDLAGCGEVLRGQWDDLDIDRQQAIIKSVLDHAVIAPGNPGSRSLDINRVQPAWRI
- a CDS encoding HNH endonuclease signature motif containing protein; this translates as MFEESQTAARSLVDRIVGSARTANQATARMLVAVGDLYRLRLREVGDAAYAACDTVDAVSAEVAAALTISTPLARSHLRHAVVMQDRLPHVGSVFVAGNIDYFMFQTIVTRTSLVVDPAALAAVDAQIAAAASRWTTLSKRQLSARVDRIVARLDPDAVRRRKEAAERREIWVSDRLDGLSDIGGSLFTTAAHALDQRLNALAATVCEHDPRSRDQRRADAVEAVVAGADRMACRCDRMDCAAGGLTAGPVVVHVIAEQATIDGKVDSEGSLVGANGLLPHEVIAEVARSATLRPLTLPGDAAPEPGYIPSRQLADYVRCRDLTCRFPGCDRPAARTDIDHTVPYAAGGPTQASKLRC
- the lgt gene encoding prolipoprotein diacylglyceryl transferase; translated protein: MTSTLAYLPSPPQGVWQLGPFPLRAYALCIIVGIIVALVLGDRRWESRGGERGVIYDIALWAVPFGLIGGRLYHVLTDWQTYFGPDGAGLVAAFRIWEGGLGIWGAVALGGVGAWIACRRRGIPLPAFGDAIAPGIILAQAIGRLGNYFNQELYGGPTTLPWGLEIYERLDASGQRNDLIGVSTGRVLEVVHPTFLYELLWNLLVFAVLIWADRRFKLGHGRLFALYVAGYCLGRFWIELLRTDMATHLAGIRINSFTSMFVFIGAVVYIMAAPRGREDPATLREEPAEEADPGGREDAPTETLLTEVATGIAATTGVGVAAKVAGDAEPADMPDDQSGEKAEAVAEAEEAADREPLTTVGAVEGEDAVAAEEAADEAHAEAVELAEEAEAVAAEAAADGAAESEPLTTAGAVEGDGAVADEEAAEEAHDEAAAEDPVEAVAEAEELAADVESASSEEIAEAVEFAEAGEAAESEPLTTAGAVEGEDAVAAEEAAEEAHDEAAADDPVEAVAEAEELAADVESASSEEIAEAVEFAEAGEAAESEPLTTAGAVEGEDAVAVEEAAEEAHAEAVELAEEAEAVADEAAADGAAESEPLTTAGAVEGDDAVAVEKAAEEAHDEAAADDPVEAVAEAEKLAADVESASSEEIAEAVEFAEAGEAAESEPLTTAGAVEGDGAVAVEEAAEEAHAEAVELAEEAEAVADEAAADGAADREPLTTAGAVEGEDAVAVEEAAEEAHAQAVELAEEADAVAAEAAEEKQPEGADLEAAVERADEAEAVAEEIAEADVAGDFVDDEPLEAAAASSSDVPGSDTGEEPAEPGDDALTDASAYQIITTSTEEPSRRRWWHRRK
- the trpA gene encoding tryptophan synthase subunit alpha; its protein translation is MSRLGGLFDTCRAEQRAALIGYLPTGFPDVPGSISAMTTLVESGCDIIEVGIPYSDPGMDGPVIAAATEAALQGGVRVRDSLAAVEAISDAGGRAVVMTYWNPVLRWGIEAFARDLAAAGGLGLITPDLIPEEADEWMAASETHDLDRIFLVAPSSTPERLAKTVEATRGFVYAASTMGVTGARDVVSSAAPELVARVKEVSDIPVGVGLGVRSREQAAEIGAYADGVIVGSALVSALKDGLPAVRALTEELAEGVRQRVTA
- the trpB gene encoding tryptophan synthase subunit beta, coding for MAELIDSDLPRSSAAVAEPTSHDPDARGHFGPYGGRLVAEALMAVIEEVTSAYEKARGDQTFLDELDRLQRHYTGRPSPLYEATRLSEHAGGARLFLKREDLNHTGSHKINNVLGQALLARQMGKTRVIAETGAGQHGVATATACALLGLDCVIYMGAVDTARQALNVARMRLLGAEVVSVEAGSKTLKDAINEAFRDWVTNADETYYCFGTAAGPHPFPLMVRDFQRIIGLEARAQIQAQAGRLPDAVTACVGGGSNAIGVFHAFIDDPGVRLIGYEAAGDGVETGRHAATFTGGSPGAFQGSFSYLLQDEDGQTVESHSISAGLDYPGVGPEHALLKDIGRAEYRPITDTEAMDAFSLLCRTEGIIPAIESAHAVAGALELGRELGPGAVIVVNLSGRGDKDVETAAQWFGLMDKGGS